In one window of Ostrinia nubilalis chromosome 21, ilOstNubi1.1, whole genome shotgun sequence DNA:
- the LOC135082350 gene encoding cyclin-dependent kinase 1 has product MDDFLKIEKIGEGTYGVVYKGKNKITGQFVAMKKIRLESEDEGIPSTAIREISLLKELNHPNIVKLEDVLMEESRLYLIFEFLSMDLKKYMDSLGNGKFMDPAVVKSYLYQINSAILYCHQRRILHRDLKPQNLLIDKTGIIKVADFGLGRAFGVPVRVYTHEVVTLWYRAPEVLLGSQRYSCPIDIWSVGCIFSEMSSKKPLFQGDSEIDQLFRIFRMLRTPTEEIWPGVSSLPDYKPTFPNWNTFNLHNHVQNLDEVGMDLLQKMLVYDPVKRISAKDARRHRYFRDVKLPPGLTLHSAYIRYTGHENDTDNAQCV; this is encoded by the exons ATGGATGATTTTCTCAAAATTGAGAAGATCGGTGAAGGTACTTACGGTGTTGTTTACAAggggaaaaataaaataaccggCCAGTTTGTGGCTATGAAGAAAATTCGTTTGGAGTCTGAAGATGAAGGCATTCCGTCCACTGCTATTCG CGAGATCTCACTCTTGAAAGAGCTAAACCACCCAAATATAGTGAAGCTGGAGGATGTGCTGATGGAAGAGTCGCGACTATACCTCATTTTCGAGTTCCTCTCTATGGACCTGAAGAAATATATGGACTCTCTTGGAAATGGAAAA TTTATGGACCCGGCGGTGGTGAAAAGCTACCTGTACCAGATCAACAGCGCCATCTTGTACTGCCACCAGCGCCGCATTCTGCACCGAGACCTCAAGCCACAGAACCTGCTCATCGACAAGACTGGCATCATTAAG GTGGCGGACTTCGGGCTGGGGCGCGCGTTTGGCGTGCCGGTACGCGTGTACACACACGAAGTCGTCACGCTGTGGTACCGCGCGCCCGAGGTGCTGCTCGGCAGCCAGAG GTATTCCTGCCCGATCGACATCTGGTCTGTGGGCTGCATTTTCTCGGAGATGTCGTCCAAGAAACCCCTTTTCCAGGGAGACTCGGAGATTGACCAACTCTTCCGAATCTTCAG GATGCTTCGCACTCCTACTGAAGAGATTTGGCCTGGTGTCTCTTCCCTACCTGACTACAAGCCTACCTTCCCCAATTGGAACACCTTTAACTTGCACAACCAT GTCCAAAACCTTGACGAAGTGGGCATGGACTTGCTCCAAAAGATGCTTGTCTATGACCCGGTGAAGCGCATCTCCGCTAAAGACGCGCGCCGCCACCGGTACTTCCGTGACGTCAAGCTACCGCCCGGCCTCACGCTACACTCGGCCTACATACGCTACACGGGACACGAGAACGATACAGACAACGCGCAGTGCGTGTAG
- the LOC135082352 gene encoding aldo-keto reductase AKR2E4-like, whose protein sequence is MVSKVTTVKLSSGHEMPMIGLGTYARKADPGQFCQAVECAIDAGYRHIDTASCYKNEVEIGQAIANKIKQGVVTRQDLFVTTKLWNDSHAEADVIPALKESLNKLKLDYVDLYLVHWPVSVNSQGEDTAVDHSETWRGMEQAVALGLAKSIGVSNFNEEQLERLLKSAKIKPVVNQFEINPTLTQHKLVNFCKEPSVVPMAYTPLGLISEARPEFIGKDAIKTDPKLGELAQKYGKTRAQIALRYLIQRGIPVLPKSFTKSRIEENLNIFDFELTDKEMDIVDSFNIDHRCVPGTIFAKCTHYPF, encoded by the exons ATGGTCTCCAAAGTTACTACTGTAAAACTTTCCAGTGGGCATGAAATGCCTATGATTGGACTTGGGACGTATGCT CGTAAAGCCGATCCTGGGCAGTTCTGCCAAGCAGTTGAATGTGCGATAGACGCAGGCTACCGGCACATAGATACGGCTTCATGCTACAAAAATGAGGTGGAGATTGGACAAGCTATTGCCAATAAAATCAAACAAGGAGTGGTGACTAGACAGGATCTTTTTGTGACAACTAAG TTATGGAATGATTCACATGCAGAGGCTGATGTTATACCAGCTCTCAAAGAGTCACTGAACAAACTAAAACTCGACTATGTTGATCTGTATCTGGTCCACTGGCCAGTTTCTGTTAAT AGTCAAGGTGAAGACACAGCAGTAGACCACTCTGAAACATGGAGAGGAATGGAGCAGGCTGTGGCGCTGGGCCTGGCGAAGTCCATAGGGGTGTCTAACTTCAACGAAGAACAGCTGGAGAGGCTGCTGAAAAGTGCCAAGATAAAGCCTGTAGTCAATCAGTTTGAG ATAAATCCAACCCTTACTCAGCATAAGCTAGTAAACTTTTGCAAAGAGCCCTCTGTAGTGCCTATGGCCTACACGCCGCTTGGTCTCATCTCCGAAGCGAGGCCGGAGTTCATTGGGAAAGACGCCATCAAAACTGACCCAAAGCTGGGCGAGCTAGCGCAGAAGTATGGGAAGACGCGGGCGCAAATCGCTTTGCGGTACCTG ATCCAACGCGGCATACCTGTTCTGCCGAAATCATTCACCAAGTCTCGTATAGAAGAAAACTTGAACATATTCGATTTTGAACTAACTGACAAAGAAATGGATATAGTAGATAGTTTTAATATCGATCACAGATGTGTTCCTGGTACCATATTTGCCAAGTGCACACATTATCCCTTTTAA